From Sander lucioperca isolate FBNREF2018 chromosome 14, SLUC_FBN_1.2, whole genome shotgun sequence, the proteins below share one genomic window:
- the barhl1b gene encoding barH-like homeobox 1b — MESSANGSNFGIDSLLSHRPGSPLSKGDSLAGECRSPLEFSPRSDVESGCSSPPSPRRECVDEVAQRQAHGVGLPPHLQHAQISAGSQQRTVTSSFLIRDILADCKPLAACAPYSSNGQPTQEAGRLASKIAEDFMEKIHSNSSSDSEYKVKEEGDREISSSRDSSQVRLKKPRKARTAFTDHQLAQLERSFERQKYLSVQDRMELAASLNLTDTQVKTWYQNRRTKWKRQTAVGLELLAEAGNYSALQRMFPSPYFYPQSLVSNLDPGAALYLYRGPSAPPPALQRPLVPRILLHGLQGGSEPPPPLPPMSGVLPRPAQQR, encoded by the exons ATGGAGTCGTCCGCAAACGGGTCCAATTTTGGCATCGACTCGCTGCTGTCCCACAGGCCTGGAAGTCCGTTGTCCAAAGGGGACAGCCTGGCGGGGGAGTGCCGCTCGCCTCTGGAGTTCAGCCCGAGATCAGACGTGGAGAGCGGCTGCTCGTCGCCTCCATCGCCGCGGAGGGAGTGCGTGGATGAGGTTGCCCAGAGGCAGGCTCACGGCGTCGGCCTGCCGCCGCACCTCCAGCACGCGCAGATATCTGCGGGCTCGCAGCAGAGGACCGTGACCTCTTCGTTCCTCATCAGAGATATTCTCGCGGACTGTAAGCCCCTGGCCGCGTGCGCGCCATACTCCAGCAATGGCCAGCCGACTCAGGAGGCGGGGAGGCTGGCCTCCAAGATAGCGGAAGActttatggagaaaatccacAGCAACTCGTCGTCAGACAGTGAATATAAAG tgaaagaggagggggacaGGGAGATCTCCAGCAGCAGAGACAGCTCTCAGGTCCGGCTCAAGAAGCCCCGGAAGGCCCGGACGGCCTTCACGGACCACCAGCTGGCCCAGCTGGAGCGCAGCTTCGAGAGGCAGAAGTACCTGAGCGTCCAGGACCGCATGGAGCTGGCGGCCTCCCTCAACCTCACCGACACACAGGTCAAGACCTGGTACCAGAACCGCAG GACAAAGTGGAAGAGACAGACGGCGGTGGGACTCGAGCTGCTGGCGGAAGCTGGAAACTACTCCGCCCTGCAGAGGATGTTCCCGTCCCCGTACTTCTACCCGCAGAGCCTGGTGTCCAATCTGGACCCCGGAGCGGCCCTCTACCTGTACAGGGGTCCCTCGGCGCCCCCGCCGGCCCTACAGAGACCTCTGGTCCCGCGGATCCTGCTGCACGGCCTGCAGGGGGGCAGCGAGCCGCCTCCGCCTCTGCCCCCCATGTCCGGCGTGCTTCCTCGGCCAGCTCAGCAGCGGTGA